A single window of Gossypium hirsutum isolate 1008001.06 chromosome A10, Gossypium_hirsutum_v2.1, whole genome shotgun sequence DNA harbors:
- the LOC107896600 gene encoding calcium-binding protein CP1: MCPSERSLSRPAKTKSSSTEFRSAFEVLDVDRDGKISREDLRIFYSGFCSGNSGFDDDEMIGTMISLADSNSDGFVEYEEFERVLGLSRNKESGFGVMEDVFKVMDKDGDGRLSHEDLKSYMKWAGFSASDEDIKAMIRLGGGDENGVSFDGLLKILALDFAT, encoded by the coding sequence atgtgtccaTCGGAGAGAAGCTTAAGTCGGCCGGCGAAGACAAAAAGTTCATCGACGGAGTTCAGGTCGGCGTTCGAGGTTCTGGACGTAGATCGCGACGGGAAGATCAGTAGAGAAGATTTGAGGATATTTTACTCCGGTTTTTGTAGCGGGAACTCTGGGTTCGATGACGACGAGATGATTGGGACAATGATTTCGTTGGCGGATTCGAACAGCGATGGGTTCGTGGAATACGAGGAGTTCGAGCGTGTTTTAGGGTTGTCGAGAAACAAGGAGTCGGGTTTTGGGGTAATGGAAGATGTTTTTAAGGTAATGGACAAAGACGGCGATGGGAGACTGAGCCATGAGGATTTGAAAAGTTACATGAAATGGGCTGGCTTTTCTGCTTCCGATGAAGATATTAAGGCAATGATCAGATTAGGCGGCGGTGATGAAAACGGTGTTTCTTTCGATGGTTTGCTTAAGATTTTGGCCCTTGATTTTGCTACCTAA